A segment of the Dehalococcoidia bacterium genome:
ACATCCCATAAGGAGAGACGAAAAAAATGGACTTCGCTCTCGCGCCGGCGGACCTGGAGCTGAAGGAGCGCGTCGCCCGCTTTGCCCGCGATGTTCTGGCGCCTCTCGCTCCGGAGGCCGACGAGTCCCATCAGGTCCGGCGGGACGTGGCCCAGGCCTTGGCCCGGCAAGGGATATTCAGGTACGTCGTGCCGACGGAGCACGGCGGCGCGGGCGTCCGCGTCGTGGCCCTGTGCATCATTCGGGAAGAGCTGAGCAAGGTGTGCGACCACGCCGACCTGCTTTTCGCCATGCAGGGGCTTGGCTCCTTCCCTATCGCCCTGCACGGATCGCCCGATCTCCAGCGCCAGTATCTGCCTCGCGCCGCCTCGGGAGAGGTCCTGGCGACCTTCGCGCTGACGGAGCCTGAAGGCGGCTCGGACGTCCTGGGCATGCGGACGACGGCGGTGCTGGCCGGGAGCGAGTGGACCATCACCGGCAGCAAGCGGTACGTGAGCGAGGCCACGGATGCCGACTTTTTCACCCTGTTCGTGAAGACAGACCCCGATAAAGGGAGCCGCTCCCTGACGGCCTTCGTCCTGGACCGCACGATGCCGGGGGTAAAGGCCACACCTATCCGGATGGGCGCTGTGCACCCCATCGGCCAGCTTGACTTCCAGGGTTGCCGCGTACCCGACGCCCGGCGGATAGGAGAGCGGGGGCATGGCCTGCGGGTGGCCCTGGGCACTCTGGACACCTTCCGGACGACGGTCGCGGCCCACGCCGTCGGCATGGCCCAGACGGCCCTGGACCTGGCGCTGGCCTACGCTCGTCAACGCCGCGCGTTCGGCAATCCCCTAGTCGAATTCCAGGCCATTCAGTTCAAGCTGGCGGACATGGCGTGCGACGTGGATATCGCCCGCCTGGTCACCTACCGGGCCGCCTGGCTCAAGGACAGCGGGGCGCCCTCCGTAGTCAAGGAAAGCTCCATGGCTAAGCTCATCGCCACGGAGGCGGCGCAGCGTGTCGTGGACGAGTCGCTGCAAATCCACGGGGCGCGGGGCCTGGAGCAGGGGAGCGTTATTGAGCGGCTCTATCGCTCTGTCCGTGCGCCGCGCATCTACGAGGGCACCAGCGAGGTCCAGCGGTTGACCATCGCGCGGCAACTCCTGCGGGAAGTCGCGCCGTGATCGTGGACAGCCACACTCATGCCGCCCCGGACAAGATCGCCCGGGCGGTGGAGCAGGCCAGCCAGAATACACTCCAGGCCGGCGGTGTCCACCTCCATGACTCCATGACAGTGGGGGCGCTTGTAGCTGCCCTCCGGCGACACGGGATAGACCGGGCCGTGGTCTTCTGCGTGGCGGAAAAGCCCTCCGTCGTGACGAAGGCCAACGACTTCCTCTTCGGCGCCGCGGCGGAGCACCCCTTCCTGGCCGCCTGCTGCACGATTCACCCGGAATCCGAGGATGCCGAGCGGGAGATCGCCCGCATCCGCCGACTGGGCGGATGCGGCATCAAGTTCCATCCCGTGTTTCAGAGCTTTCTGGCCGATGAGCCACGAATGCTCCGCATCTACGAACTGATGGGCGCTGACCTGGTGGCTTACTTCCACTGCGGCCACGACCCCTCCCGGCCCGGACAGGAGTCCGGGGTGACCCCGGCGCGACTGGCCCGCATCCGGGAGCTTTTCCCTCAGTTGAGGATTGTGGCGGCCCACCTGGGCGGGTACGGCATGGCCCAGGAGGTCCGGCGCTTTCTTGTGGGGAGGGACTTCTTCTTCGATACATCGTGGGTGCCCTCGGTGGCTGATCTGAACCCCCGGGAAGTCGTGGCCCTGGTTCGCGACCACGGGGTCCATCGCGTCCTTTTCGGCTCCGATTTCCCCTGGACAGACCTGACGGCCCAGTTACAGTGGGTCAGGGGCCTGTCCCTCACCGAGGAGGAGCGGGAGTTGGTCCTGGGGGGCAACGCCAGCAGGCTCTTCTGGGGACGGAGCAGCGCGGCCTGAGCTAAAGGTTCAAGTCAGGAGGAGGCATCATGCCGAACTATCGAGCGCTGGACTACGAAGTCCGGCCACCTGTCGCAAGGATTACCTTCAACCGGCCGGAGAAACTCAACGCCTTCAACAACACTCTGTTCCGGGAGCTGGTGGACGCCGTCCACGAAGCCGAGAGGGACCGCCAGGTGCGGGTCATCCACCTGCGGGGCGCGGGGACGTCCTTTTCCGCGGGAGAGGACCTGGGCACTGAGGACACGGACCAGGTCATTCCGCCCAATCCTTCAACGAAGCCCTACCTGCGGGAGGTTTTCTCGCGGCAGCAGTGCCTCCGGCAGGGCTGGCAGCACCTGTACGACTGCTACAAGCCCATCATCGCCGAGGTCCACGGGTACTGTCTGGGATGCGCCGCGGAGCTGGTGCTCTTGTGCCACACCTCGGTAGCGGCGGAGGACGCCGTCTTCGGCACGCCGGCCCTGCGCGCGGGGTGCACACCGCCCAGCCCTCTGTGGGTTTACCGGCTGGGGGTACGGAAGGCCCAGGACATGCTCTTCACCGGGCGCTACATCACAGGCAAGGAGGCCCAGCGCCTCGGGCTGGCGACCCTGGTAGTCCCGCGGGCCAGTCTGGAGGAGCGGGCGTTGGAGGCGGTGGACTTTGTGGCCAATGAACAGGGGCTGGGCGGCCGGGACGGCACTATTCTGGGCATCGGCGGAATCCACCCCAACTTCAACGCGCCGATGGCGCGGCGCATCACGCTGGACGCCAACGGGCTGGCGGCCGCCTGGGGCTTTTTCTCCAACATCTCCGCCCTTAGTTCCATCCAGCGCTATGGCTTCCGCAAGGACGAGATGCGTTTCTGGGACGTACGGGATACCGAGGGCGTGCGCGCAGCCGTGCGGCGGCGCGACGAGCCTCTCCAGAGCTATTTTCCCTTCCCTCGCCCCGCGCCCTAGAGATTGCAGGACGGCTGAAAGAAGCGATTAGGAGAGGAAAACATGGCCATCATCGAGCGGTATAACTTCCATTTCCAGAAGGACAACACGGCCACCATCCCGCACGAAGGCCGGAAGCTGGTCCACGCTGCCTACGAAAAGAAAGGTCCCATCGTCCACCTGACGATCAGCATGCCGGAGAGGCGCAACCCGGTCAACATGGCCACCATGTTGGACTTCATGGCGGGCCTGCACCGGGCGCGCGAGGACGACGAGGTGCGCGTGGTGGTGGTCAAAGGCGCGGGAACGGACTTCGGGGCGGGATTCGACATCAGCTCGCCGGCGGGGGATGAGCTCGCTCCCATCCCGCCGCAGCTTAAACCCACGGTCCGAGACTACTTCAACGTGGAGCGACGCCGCTGCGTGAAGTTCGAGGACCTGATGTATTACCCCAAGTACACCATCGCCCAGGTCCAGGGCCGCTGCATCGGCGCCAGCGAGGCCCTCGCCGCCTCCTGCGACTTCACCGTCGCGGCGGAGGACGCTACCTTCGGGCGCACCGCCCACGGCCAGCTCGTGTGGGGCATTGAGCACTGGCCCATGTGGCCCCACCTTTCGGAGAAGGTGCGCATGAACCGGCTGGAGCTGGAGCTGTCCGCGAAAGAAGCAGCGGAACTGGGCTTTGTCAACAGGGCTGTGCCCGCCGGCCAACTGGACACCGAGGTGGAGCGCTGGGCGCAGGCCCTCTGCCAGGTCCCCCGAAAGGCGGCCCTCTTGGGCAAGGAGTGGTTCGGGTCCCTGATGGATATGGCAGGCCGCAGCAGCGCCTTCCGCGCCCACTATCTGGCCCATCTGGGGCTGCAGTGGGTCCGGTTCGATCCCGACGAGATCAACATGTACAAGGTCCGCAGGGATAAAGGGCTCCGCGGGTTCTTCCAGGAGCGGGAGCGGCACGCCCTGTCGCCGCTCAAGCATCGTGAGACCGAGGAGAAGGAGTAGGAGGTAACCCGGTGGACCAGCAAGTTTTTACGACCCTTCTGTACGAGCGCCATGGCGATCTGGCCCTCGTCACTTTGAACCGTCCGGAAAGAGGCAACGTGTTTGACGACGCCCTTTTCCGGGACCTGGAGGAGGCTTTCCTGCTCGCGGAGCAGGACATAGACGCGAAGGTACTTCTGCTCCGCGCCCGAGGCGCCGACTTCTGCATTGGTGACGACCTGGCGGGCCAGGGCGCCAGCGAGGTCGCCCCCGCCGATCCGTCTTACGCCGCCCCTCTCTGGGAGCGGAGCGAGCGCGAGCGGCAACGGTTACGCAGGCTGGAAGGTTTCCTCAACTTCCCCCGGCCCGTGGTGGCGCAGGTGCAGGGCAGGTGTTTCGGGACGGGCCTGCACGTAACGACCTTCTGCGACGTGGTCATCGCCGCCGAAAACGCCCTCTTCGGCGACCCCGGCATTTTCGCGGGTCTGACGCCCAGCAACCCCCTTGTTCCTCTCCTCGTGGGCGCCAAGAAAGCGCGAGAGCTTCTGCTGGCCGGGCGGCCCTTTACCGCCGCCGAAGCCGACCAGTGGGGCCTTGTCACCACAGTGGTTCCAGCGGACCGGCTGGAGGAGACGGCGATGCGCTATGCCCGGGCCATATGCCTGGCGCCCGGCGACGCCCTGGCCTGGATGAAGGAGGCGTTCATCTCGCTTCTTGAGGCCCGAGGCGGCGGCGCAGGCTGGCGTCACGGTGTGACCTCGTCCGTCCTGGCCGACGTAGCGAGTCCTCTCGCCCAGCCCGGCGAGTTCGACTTCTGGGCCGTGCGTGGGGAGCAGGGATTGGAGGAAGCGATGCGGCAACTGCATGCCCGTACGGAGGCCCTGCGCTAGCCCATAACAGGCTGTCGAGCTACGTGGCCACCAGAAGGTGAGGGGAGCGGTCTGGTGCGAACCTATCTCATGACCCGCCTGGTCTGGACGGTCCCCGTGCTTATCGGGGCCGTCACCGTCATCTTTGTCATCATGCAGATTCTGCCGGGGGACGTGGCCCTAGTTATCCAGGGGGGCGACGAAGGCAGCCGGCTCTCCGCAGAGGACATGGAACGCTTGCGGACGAAAATGGGGCTTGACCGCCCCATCCACGTCCGCTATTTGGAGTGGTTAAGCGGTGTCGCGCGGTTGGACCTGGGGGTCTCCCTGTGGACTGGCCAGCCCGTGATTCGGGAGGTGGGACTTCGCTTTCCCGTGTCCCTGCAGTTGGTGATCATGTCGGTGCTCCTCAGTGCGCTCCTGGCTATTCCCATCGGCATTTTGAGCGCGCTGAAGCAGGACAGCTTCACAGACTATGCCCTGAGAAGCCTGCTTATTGGAGGCCTCTCCATTCCTAACTTCTGGCTGGGGATGCTCGTTATCCTCGGCCTCATGTCCGCCTTCCGATGGATGCCGCCCCTGGAGTATTCCACTATCTTCACCGATCCATGGACCTCTTTCCAGCAGTTTATTTTCCCTGCCCTTGTCTTGGGGTACCGGCAGACGGCGGTGAGCGCCCGCATGACGCGGTCCGCCATGCTGGAGGTCCTACGCGCGGACTACGTGCGGACCGCCCGGTCCAAGGGCTTGCGTGAACAAATCGTCGTCTGGCGCCACGCCTTCGGCAACGCTATCCTGCCCGTGGTGACCATATTCGGCCTGGAAATGGCCGTCCTGTTCAGCGGGGCCGTGGTCATTGAGAAGGTGTTCACGCTCCCCGGTATGGGCAGCTTCCTGGTGGACGCCATCGCACACCGCGATGTCCCTGTGGTGCAGGCCGTGGTGGGCCTTATCGTTCTGTTTGTCGTCGCAGCCAATCTTCTTGTGGACCTGGCCTACGGCTTTTTCGACCCGCGCATACGCTATCGTTAGGGGGGCATCGGTGGAACAGGGCTTGGCGCTGCGCTCCGCGGGGGGCGCGCGCCTGGGAAGGCAGTTCCTCCAGATCGGGCGGACGCGGCCTATGCTGCTCATGTCCGGCGTCCTCCTGTTCCTTCTGACCACCTCCGCAGTCATGGCGCCGGTCCTCAGCCCGTGGGACCCTGTCGCCACCAATATCCCGCAGCGGCTATCTGCCCCCTCGGCGTCGCATCCTTTTGGCACCGATGAGCTGGGGCGGGACATCCTGAGCCGGGTCCTGCACGGGGGACGGGCCAGCCTCTACGTCGGGCTGGTCTCCGTGGCGCTGGGGACCACTATGGGCGCAGTTCTGGGCGCCATCAGCGCCTACTGCGGCGGCAAGGTGGACCTTTACCTCCAGCGCCTGATGGACGTCTTTCTGGCGTTTCCCGCCCTTGTCCTGGGGCTGGTCATCCTGACGGTCCTGGGGAGTCATATCAATAACGTGGCCCTGGCCGTGGCGCTGCCGTTTGTACCCCGGACCAATCGTGTCGTGCGTTCGTCCGTGCTCAGCATCAAAACGTTCCTGTACATCGAAGCGGCGCAGACAATGGGCTGTGACATGGCGCGAATCCTCAGGGTCCACATCCTTCCCAACGCCCTGGCCCCTTATCTGGTCATTGCCACGAGTCTGCTCGGTTCCGCCATCCTGGTCGAGTCGTCCCTGAGCTTCCTGGGTCTCGGCGTGCCTCCGCCTGCGTCGTCCTGGGGACGAGGCCTTTCAGAGGCGATGCCCTTCATGCGCGGGGCGCCCTGGGCGGCCATCTTCCCCGGCCTGTTCATCAGTCTGACGGTGTACGCCGTCAATATCCTGGG
Coding sequences within it:
- a CDS encoding enoyl-CoA hydratase-related protein — protein: MPNYRALDYEVRPPVARITFNRPEKLNAFNNTLFRELVDAVHEAERDRQVRVIHLRGAGTSFSAGEDLGTEDTDQVIPPNPSTKPYLREVFSRQQCLRQGWQHLYDCYKPIIAEVHGYCLGCAAELVLLCHTSVAAEDAVFGTPALRAGCTPPSPLWVYRLGVRKAQDMLFTGRYITGKEAQRLGLATLVVPRASLEERALEAVDFVANEQGLGGRDGTILGIGGIHPNFNAPMARRITLDANGLAAAWGFFSNISALSSIQRYGFRKDEMRFWDVRDTEGVRAAVRRRDEPLQSYFPFPRPAP
- a CDS encoding enoyl-CoA hydratase/isomerase family protein; its protein translation is MDQQVFTTLLYERHGDLALVTLNRPERGNVFDDALFRDLEEAFLLAEQDIDAKVLLLRARGADFCIGDDLAGQGASEVAPADPSYAAPLWERSERERQRLRRLEGFLNFPRPVVAQVQGRCFGTGLHVTTFCDVVIAAENALFGDPGIFAGLTPSNPLVPLLVGAKKARELLLAGRPFTAAEADQWGLVTTVVPADRLEETAMRYARAICLAPGDALAWMKEAFISLLEARGGGAGWRHGVTSSVLADVASPLAQPGEFDFWAVRGEQGLEEAMRQLHARTEALR
- a CDS encoding ABC transporter permease codes for the protein MEQGLALRSAGGARLGRQFLQIGRTRPMLLMSGVLLFLLTTSAVMAPVLSPWDPVATNIPQRLSAPSASHPFGTDELGRDILSRVLHGGRASLYVGLVSVALGTTMGAVLGAISAYCGGKVDLYLQRLMDVFLAFPALVLGLVILTVLGSHINNVALAVALPFVPRTNRVVRSSVLSIKTFLYIEAAQTMGCDMARILRVHILPNALAPYLVIATSLLGSAILVESSLSFLGLGVPPPASSWGRGLSEAMPFMRGAPWAAIFPGLFISLTVYAVNILGDILRDTLDPRLRGRQSSP
- a CDS encoding enoyl-CoA hydratase/isomerase family protein; translation: MAIIERYNFHFQKDNTATIPHEGRKLVHAAYEKKGPIVHLTISMPERRNPVNMATMLDFMAGLHRAREDDEVRVVVVKGAGTDFGAGFDISSPAGDELAPIPPQLKPTVRDYFNVERRRCVKFEDLMYYPKYTIAQVQGRCIGASEALAASCDFTVAAEDATFGRTAHGQLVWGIEHWPMWPHLSEKVRMNRLELELSAKEAAELGFVNRAVPAGQLDTEVERWAQALCQVPRKAALLGKEWFGSLMDMAGRSSAFRAHYLAHLGLQWVRFDPDEINMYKVRRDKGLRGFFQERERHALSPLKHRETEEKE
- a CDS encoding ABC transporter permease, translated to MRTYLMTRLVWTVPVLIGAVTVIFVIMQILPGDVALVIQGGDEGSRLSAEDMERLRTKMGLDRPIHVRYLEWLSGVARLDLGVSLWTGQPVIREVGLRFPVSLQLVIMSVLLSALLAIPIGILSALKQDSFTDYALRSLLIGGLSIPNFWLGMLVILGLMSAFRWMPPLEYSTIFTDPWTSFQQFIFPALVLGYRQTAVSARMTRSAMLEVLRADYVRTARSKGLREQIVVWRHAFGNAILPVVTIFGLEMAVLFSGAVVIEKVFTLPGMGSFLVDAIAHRDVPVVQAVVGLIVLFVVAANLLVDLAYGFFDPRIRYR
- a CDS encoding acyl-CoA dehydrogenase family protein, coding for MDFALAPADLELKERVARFARDVLAPLAPEADESHQVRRDVAQALARQGIFRYVVPTEHGGAGVRVVALCIIREELSKVCDHADLLFAMQGLGSFPIALHGSPDLQRQYLPRAASGEVLATFALTEPEGGSDVLGMRTTAVLAGSEWTITGSKRYVSEATDADFFTLFVKTDPDKGSRSLTAFVLDRTMPGVKATPIRMGAVHPIGQLDFQGCRVPDARRIGERGHGLRVALGTLDTFRTTVAAHAVGMAQTALDLALAYARQRRAFGNPLVEFQAIQFKLADMACDVDIARLVTYRAAWLKDSGAPSVVKESSMAKLIATEAAQRVVDESLQIHGARGLEQGSVIERLYRSVRAPRIYEGTSEVQRLTIARQLLREVAP
- a CDS encoding amidohydrolase family protein yields the protein MIVDSHTHAAPDKIARAVEQASQNTLQAGGVHLHDSMTVGALVAALRRHGIDRAVVFCVAEKPSVVTKANDFLFGAAAEHPFLAACCTIHPESEDAEREIARIRRLGGCGIKFHPVFQSFLADEPRMLRIYELMGADLVAYFHCGHDPSRPGQESGVTPARLARIRELFPQLRIVAAHLGGYGMAQEVRRFLVGRDFFFDTSWVPSVADLNPREVVALVRDHGVHRVLFGSDFPWTDLTAQLQWVRGLSLTEEERELVLGGNASRLFWGRSSAA